Within Lolium rigidum isolate FL_2022 chromosome 5, APGP_CSIRO_Lrig_0.1, whole genome shotgun sequence, the genomic segment TCGGTTCCCTAAAAATCATCTTAAATTACCTTTATTCTGCATGTGATGCTCTTTCTGCAATTTGGTCCTTTTTGTAAGTTTGCAGCCGTTTATGTTGCCATGAGTGAAAAATGTGTCCTCTGCATATTTATCTATAGCGTCCATTAGTTTGCTTCGAAGGAATTTAGCACACTTGCTGCCTTGAATGAATCACTATCAGATTTAGCACATCTTAGTATTGGTTCAGTTCAAACTAAGTTGACACTATGTCGTCCAATGACTTGCAGGTTGTACCCTTGGAGATTTCGCAGGACCAGTTGTTGCGATTCTTATATTTGAGAAGTTACAGTTCCCGCTAGAAAGTTAAAACCTCCTGTTCGTGCTACACAGTTAGAAAACCAGGCCAGTCAACTATGGCTCCCGCTGGCCTGGTTCTGAAGAACATGAAGTGGCGATGTTTTGCCCTTTCCAGGATCCCCGTTGATCTAACTTGAAGATTACAGTTGATGAATAACTGGATGCCTGTAGCTATGTGCATGGTTAAAGTTTCTTTTCGAGGCATAATGCCTTCGGGCTTCATGAGATGTTGATATATTGTCATATGCTTTACTTTGCTTCTGTTGTCTTAGATTTTGAACGGAAATGGATCTATTTTTGGGCACTGGTCTGTTTTTTTTAACGTAAGTACATTAACTGCCGCACTCACTGCTACTCTGGGCTGAATCTAGCATATCAAGTTGACGATTGCACCGGATCTACAACAAAGCCTCTCACCTTGGCCTAAATTATTTAAACGTTCACCTTCTTTTGCAATTAACAGTTTTATGTAAATAAAATGCAAAAAAACATATAGTACATACAAATGGGTTTGAAAAGAAAACACCGTGCTGCAATGTCTATCTATAGATACAACAGAATGAGAAAACTGCAATGATACGACTGGTACAGTAGTACACGACGGCGCACTCCAATTAGTAGAACACGTCTGGACAAAACTCTAAATGACACTGATACCTACTTACTATCGTGACGCCAACCCATTTCGTGTCGCTAACCTCGTAAGTTCTATCCATACTGAACGGTGGCTACTCACTAATCACTACTCTCGACATACTGCCCATCAAATCCTTTGTTGATTCTGTGCAATCTTTGGTTGTGTCCAACCAGACCTTGCTCATAATCTCAAGTATATATGTGATAATTAGCCTTTGAGTTAGCTCAGTAGATTTGAATGCATGGCTTCTGCGAGCGGGTGGAAGCCATTCAAGATGACAGCTCAACCCGGGTTTTCTCTTTAAGCTGAAAGTTTGTAGGGAGCAAAAGATACATCAACTGTGCATGAACCCTCTACCTAGGAAAACCTCCATACTCAGTTTTTTCATACAATTTGCGTGTAACTGTGCAGCTGTTCTCATGTAAACGGGTAGAAGTTGGGGAAGAGCAAACTGCCTAGAAGAATATAAGCAATGAAGTAAACGACGATGAAGTATCCCCATCTCTTGGACGAGCCCCTTGGAGAAACCAAAATGCGCGAAGCAGCCCAGTAGATTGGGGGACTAGCAGACAGAAATCGCGTCGACACCTAgaccaaggaaaaaaaaaaagaggcttAAGTAATAGACTCTGCAGAAGCTACAAATAAATTCTGTTTTGAGTTGCGAACACTATACTGACCTGGACGTGCATCACGAAGAAGGCAGTAAATGTCATGAATGTCAGATGTAAAATGAAAGGAAGAACTAGTATGGGGCACTCCTCCTTATCAACTTTCAGAATTCGACCGGTTGGCCTGTCGCTATCTAGAGATGCCGAAGTAGCCTCGGAGGCAGCAGATTTTCTCTTCTTAACCTCAGTGTGTGCTGTTCAAACAGTGCAGAGTTAGGTACACATAAAAGCTTTATTCAAGCCCATTCAGTTGATGCTGTTTCCCTGTTTCTCAGGTCACTTCGAACTCTCCGAATTCCTAGATCAAAGGTACTCCACTTTATTTATAGACTTTATACATTAGCAAGTCATAGAAAATAGCATCTTTAAGAAAGTTGAATAATATCAATTTGATGATGTGCCCAATAATCTCTCAGAATAGAGAAAATATGTTGACGGCTGAGAATGTAATAGTACCTTGTTTTTTGTTATTTAGTCCACTAGAAAATGCACTCTTCAACACCGTGGCAACATCTGAGCTTTCGCATAATTCAACTGACCTCCCCTCAACAGTTGCAATAATTTTCTCATGTATGTTATTTGACTGGAAGAGTTGATGAAGCATTTTTGTGTAATGAGCTATAGAATAAACTGCAAGGGACAGTACTGGTGAAGCTAAAAGAAAGTTGGGCAGCTGCTTCACTTGAAAGTATCTCAAGAAACCAACTCCCctgaaaagaaagagaaaatagCATAAATCTCATGCATAATGAGTCTCACAAGTTTTTATTTTATGAAAACATGACTCATAAGTGGTCAAAATAGAGTAGTCATTAGTCAAAGAGCAAAGCTTAGCAGTATAAGCTATGTAAAATTGTATGGGATATGGACATTCTTAATCCATGGTTCAGAACCCACATTCGTATTATgccctcttcctatgcataggacatGAAACCCAAGCATGGGTTCCAAATACCAAGCATGGTATCCTAACGACCTAACGACAATATGGCATACACTATTGGTGAAATAGACCACAAGGATGAGGGAACAGGTAAATCACAGTCCACAAAGATGAATGTGGAACATGCATGGTTGTATAAGAGAAATGGTCCTTTTCCTCACAAGAACATTTGTTAAGTCACGCAAAAAAAGAACTTTGTTAAGGATAAAATAACATTTACATATGAGTTGTGAGACAAAACACAATACAATCTGcagaagaaaatagtaaaaccaatAATACTAGCGAAAAACAGTGTTCACGTTTTATGAATTATGAAGCTAATGCTGATAAAGCTATGATAGAAATAATTACCAGTAGTGGCTCTGAATAAAACTGTACAAAAGGGGCAATTTTGCTTTGcaccatggcctcaactcatctgAGTTCCCGTGTAGGCATATGTTTAAATATCCATATGCTTGGAAAGCAAAGAATGGTataaatataaaagtggagcGCAAAAATCCAGTGATAAGGGCCTGCACTGCCAACTTGGGCCAAAAAACAAGGTAATGTTGTTAGATACACACATCTTCCCTAACAGCATCTTATGTAGCCCAACAGAACTTTTGCATAGAACAAAGGAACATAAAAGGCCATGTAGAAGATATGACTTGTGCACACACATTTGTGTGCATTTCAGTCTCTTTGAACTCAGGAACTTCAGcaaattaaaataaataaatcatATTGCTAAGACATGTGAAAGACTACTACATGAAAATTTTGTGGACAATTTTGATGATATGTGCCTCtacagaagaaagaaaaaaagatggCATCATCATTTGTAATATGAGTACAATCTTTTGTCCTACTGTACAACGCACATataatcatatactttgcacaatTTTCGCATGTACACAAATTTCACACCTAAAATTGAACTTTATGAGAATCTATTCAAACTTTGTGGTGAAAATCCCCAAAGGGGTGATATGAAGTATGAGTGTGGACGAATCACATCCTCTTCAATCATGCAGCCTCTTCATTTCAGCTAGTTATAATAAGCACCATGGAAAAGAATAGCAAAGTTTATATAGACTAACTTACTATAGGCCTTTTCTTCTGTATAGCAGCATCATATGCTTGTAGCAAAGCCTGAAAACAGAAATAACCAGCATTAAGTGCTCCATTTGACCTAGCGGAACCAGAGACAGCGAGCATTATCATTGCAACGGTATTGGCACCGGAAAACAGGTAGAACAGCCCACCAAGCGAAAACAGCGCATAAAGACTTTCTGAATATCTGCCAAAGCACCCAAAAAAAAACATGTTAATGTTTAATTCATGGTTAGTACATGATTTGTTTTCCTAGTTGTGGCATCAAGAGAAAGAAAATTACAGTGATGAGTAGAACACTGAAGCaggattgaagcaaaagagaacagacGCTCGGTAGGCTGCTCCTGAGTCCTTTAATATCAGTACAGACAATCTGCAAGAAGCAGAATGTTTAGCCATATTGGAAATGCTAGGCAAAGGGGAACATGTATAAACTAGAAGTTGGTCATCCTACACTTGAAATGAGTGCACTACAACTTGAAACAGATGACAGATATTTTCTTGCAGCTACTTGAACACTATAACATAATGCAATTAAATGAATCAAGTAGACAATTATGTGCACCAATCATACACTCTAACAGCCTGAAAATTCATGGGAACCACTCCACTCCAATAAAATGAAGCAGACACATCATGCTCTTTCGTACAGCCTTAAGTTGGCCGGTATTCCTATCTGGCAAACACAGTCGAACTGTTCCAGGAACCTAAAACGGCACTCGGGCTAAAATGGCTTATAAATTTAGAAATCCTGATTACACTGAAAGAAAATTGAAGCCAAACTTGAGTTGCCGAAGAACGTCAGTCACCTGTAGAAGTAGGCCGCGGCGGCAACGAACGCCACGTTGTTGAGAACATGCCCGGAGAGCACGAGCACGGCCCTGTACCCCAGCACCGGCACCAGCGGGGCGAACACTTGGGCGCCAGAAAAACGCAACACCAGATCAGATCAAGCGGGCACCTCAACGAAAGGAGAAGACGGTGCGAGGTGACTTACGGGTTCGGGAGAGGAGGGCCATGGAggcggggaggagggggaggaaggCGAACGACTGCTCGTACTCGTAGCCGCACTCGGCGGAGCGGGCGAAGTGGACGCCGTCCCACACTGCTAAGGACgagatggcgacggcggcggcggtggaattGTGAGAGGACGGGGAGGAGAGGCAGGGCGGGTGGAGGGAGGCCGAGGTGTCGTAGGGGCGGAAGAGGAGGCGAGCGAGGAGGGAGAGGGCGAGGACCAGGGCGCGGGAGACGGCGGCGAGCCGTACGACGGCGGCTAGCGGGGCCGCCATGGGCCGGATGGCGGAGAGGAGCTGTGGGAGCGAGACGCCGGCGGGGATTGCCGGGTCGCTGGTGGGTCACTGACGGCAAGGATGGGTGGACAGTCCGGCGGTGATGCGGCGCGCGCGGGCCGACGGCGAGAAGCTCGACGGGAGGCGCGGGGCTTTcctttcctctctctctcccaccGGAGCAGCCGAGCAGCAGACGAGCGAGGGTCTGAGTCTGACCGATTGATCAAATCGATCCGGTGACCGAACCAAGCCGGCGGAAGGCAAAATGGGCAAAATCGTCAGTAAAACATATGACAGGTGAGCACAAACAAGAAAACTGGAAAAAATCTAAAACATGAAatctttgttttcatttttttggaaaAGATGACACCCAGCAAGAGGACAAGTCAGCATTTCACCCGAGCTGGCTCTGACGAACCTCCGGTGTGGCGGATCCATGACTCGCGAATTCGTATCGGACCAGACGTTATCTCCATGGTCGGTGTTGGGGGTCATTTCTTTGGAATTTCTCATGTTGTGATTTGTTGAAAGCTTGTCTTTTTTGTTATGTACCCTCCTGTAAAATGCTGCAACGATCTCTATGTATGCTACAAAGAGTTTATCCAATGTTGCAAACACGTTtcttttcaatgttggttactattTTGCTAACAATGACGCTATTTTCATGTTTGTTGCAACTAAGTTAGAATTTGTTGCATACATTGTTGCTGTTGGGTACATAGATGTATTCAAATTGTGCAATCTTTTTACGACTATTACTAACCGTAGaaacaaatatagcaattgatgttGCATAAAAACACAAACATTATTACATGTGGTGGGTTTTTGTTTCGACGACCGAACACGTCGGACTTTTCCACTTAAGTGGATCGGACATTAGGAAAGCTGGTTGACTCTCCCCCCAAATCAAAGTGGCAAGGTATATCATTTTGAACTTTTGTTTTccaaaataaatataaaaatatagtCTTCCAAACTCATGTATCTCTGTATTTATCATCATTCACATTCTCTACTTACGAAGTGAGGAGTCATAGTAGGCTGCGCAAAAGGAGAAGGCGGCCTTTTCTAGTGTTTTCATACCACTCGGAGTCGCGCAGCAGAAGGTGCATTGTTCATACCATAGACGCCTACTGCCTCGCGCAAATTCTGAGTATATGTGGCAAACAGACCGACCCAGGCATGCACGTGCCTAAACAGTCCTAGCTCGGTATGACCCGCAACGTTGCGTCCCATTTATAAGCGGGGTGTGTCTTGACGACCCGCACTGAACGCTTGGTAAACTTGCTTCCCCAATTGGGTCCTCTGGGATGTTTGGGGGCCTTTTAGTCATTTTTTAAAGAAATcaggaaaataaataaatataaacaGGTCATGCTGTGCCAACCCACGGGCCTCGCCTCGGCAGACAAGCACGGGACATGGCCTACCATGGGCCAGGCATGGCCCGTTTAGTACCATGCCGGGCCAGGCCTGTTATGTACCGAGTATCCATGCTACCAGGCCGGCCCGCGAAAGTTGGCCCAGATGGCCACAGTACTTCTGAGTAGGCCCACTAGCCCAGGTTCAATAGCGGTGGCGCTATGTCCAGCCCAGCAGCAGCAAAGGTCGCTGACAGTGACAGCAACTGAAGGGAAGTCCTACCAGTTCCTCTTTCTCAAATCGGTGCTACCGGACCTGCCGATGGCGTCGACGTCGGCGGCGCTGGAGAAGGCTCGCCAGCTACTGGAGGAGGCGGCAGGCGAGTCGGTGCCTACGGAGCAGGTGGACGCGCTGCCCTCCGGTTTCTACGACGCCTTCGTGCTCTGCGGCGTCCGCGTCCACGCCGTCGAGCCCGGTCGCCTCCTGTGCCATTTCACCGTCCCCTCCCGTCTCCTCGTGAGCCTCCTGCAGATCTAGCCCCTTCCCCGTTCAATTCCTGCTTGATGCTTGATAATTACTACCTCAGGTCGGATTTAATTGACGCAATACTTGCATAGTTACAGGCTATCGATGCTTTGGCTTCGCGTCGA encodes:
- the LOC124653990 gene encoding GPI mannosyltransferase 2-like is translated as MAAPLAAVVRLAAVSRALVLALSLLARLLFRPYDTSASLHPPCLSSPSSHNSTAAAVAISSLAVWDGVHFARSAECGYEYEQSFAFLPLLPASMALLSRTLFAPLVPVLGYRAVLVLSGHVLNNVAFVAAAAYFYRLSVLILKDSGAAYRASVLFCFNPASVFYSSLYSESLYALFSLGGLFYLFSGANTVAMIMLAVSGSARSNGALNAGYFCFQALLQAYDAAIQKKRPILAVQALITGFLRSTFIFIPFFAFQAYGYLNICLHGNSDELRPWCKAKLPLLYSFIQSHYWGVGFLRYFQVKQLPNFLLASPVLSLAVYSIAHYTKMLHQLFQSNNIHEKIIATVEGRSVELCESSDVATVLKSAFSSGLNNKKQAHTEVKKRKSAASEATSASLDSDRPTGRILKVDKEECPILVLPFILHLTFMTFTAFFVMHVQVSTRFLSASPPIYWAASRILVSPRGSSKRWGYFIVVYFIAYILLGSLLFPNFYPFT